The Neofelis nebulosa isolate mNeoNeb1 chromosome 16, mNeoNeb1.pri, whole genome shotgun sequence genome includes a window with the following:
- the AURKB gene encoding aurora kinase B isoform X1 encodes MDSALSQWGHGGRFERASAGGGPGRFSRLPGARKVAVLGLQPCFPRLPSSPPPFPSQDGPEGERLPLALRPADDSAWPEHPAPEGPPEGACHPIRACPHEPLQHPAHSRRSFTIDDFEIGRPLGKGKFGNVYLAREKKSHFIVALKVLFKSQIEKEGVEHQLRREIEIQAHLQHPNILRLYNYFYDRRRIYLILEYAPRGELYKELQKSRTFDEQRTATIMEELADALMYCHGKKVIHRDIKPENLLLGLQGELKIADFGWSVHAPSLRRKTMCGTLDYLPPEMIEGRTHNEKVDLWCIGVLCYELLVGNPPFESASHNETYRRIVKVDLKFPPSVPTGAQDLISKLLKHNPSERLPLAQVSAHPWVRAHSRRVLPPSALQSVP; translated from the exons ATGGACAGCGCGCTCAGCCAATGGGGCCACGGCGGGAGATTTGAAAGGGCCTCAGCGGGGGGAGGGCCTGGCAGGTTCAGTCGTTTGCCCGGGGCCCGGAAGGTGGCCGTGCTCGGGCTCCAG CCCTGTTTCCCTCGTCTGCCCAGCTctcctcccccctttccctcccaggATGGCCCAGAAGGAGAACGCCTACCCCTGGCCCTACGGCCGGCAGACG ACTCAGCCTGGCCTGAACACCCTGCCCCAGAGGGTCCTCCGGAAGGAGCCTGCCACCCCATCCGCGCTTGTCCTCATGAGCCGCTCCAACACCCAGCCCACAG CAGGCGATCCTTCACCATCGATGACTTTGAGATTGGGCGTCCTCTGGGCAAAGGCAAGTTTGGCAACGTGTACCTGGCTCGGGAGAAGAAAAGCCATTTCATCGTGGCGCTCAAGGTCCTGTTCAAGTCTCAGATAGAAAAGGAGGGTGTGGAGCACCAGCTTCGCAGGGAGATCGAAATCCAGGCCCATCTGCA gcATCCCAACATCTTGCGTCTCTACAACTATTTCTACGACCGCCGAAGGATCTACTTGATTCTGGAGTACGCCCCCCGGGGCGAGCTCTACAAGGAGCTGCAGAAGAGCCGCACCTTTGACGAGCAGCGAACAGCCACG atcaTGGAGGAGCTGGCAGACGCTCTGATGTACTGCCACGGGAAGAAGGTGATTCACAGAGACATAAAGCCAGAGAATCTGCTCTTGGGGCTCCAGGGAGAGCTGAAGATCGCCGACTTTGGCTGGTCTGTGCATGCCCCCTCCCTGAG GAGGAAGACGATGTGCGGCACCTTGGACTACCTGCCTCCAGAAATGATTGAAGGGCGCACGCACAACGAGAAGGTGGATCTGTGGTGCATCGGGGTCCTTTGCTATGAGCTGCTGGTGGGAAACCCGCCCTTCGAGAGCGCTTCACACAATGAGACCTATCGGCGCATCGTCAAG GTAGACCTCAAGTTCCCCCCATCCGTGCCCACGGGAGCCCAGGACCTCATCTCCAAGCTGCTCAAGCATAACCCCTCCGAACGGCTGCCCTTGGCCCAGGTCTCGGCCCACCCTTGGGTCCGGGCCCACTCTCGGAGGGTGCTGCCTCCCTCCGCCCTTCAGTCTGTCCCGTGA
- the AURKB gene encoding aurora kinase B isoform X3, producing the protein MAQKENAYPWPYGRQTTQPGLNTLPQRVLRKEPATPSALVLMSRSNTQPTAAPGQKVVENSSGTPSFSIRRSFTIDDFEIGRPLGKGKFGNVYLAREKKSHFIVALKVLFKSQIEKEGVEHQLRREIEIQAHLQHPNILRLYNYFYDRRRIYLILEYAPRGELYKELQKSRTFDEQRTATIMEELADALMYCHGKKVIHRDIKPENLLLGLQGELKIADFGWSVHAPSLRRKTMCGTLDYLPPEMIEGRTHNEKVDLWCIGVLCYELLVGNPPFESASHNETYRRIVKVDLKFPPSVPTGAQDLISKLLKHNPSERLPLAQVSAHPWVRAHSRRVLPPSALQSVP; encoded by the exons ATGGCCCAGAAGGAGAACGCCTACCCCTGGCCCTACGGCCGGCAGACG ACTCAGCCTGGCCTGAACACCCTGCCCCAGAGGGTCCTCCGGAAGGAGCCTGCCACCCCATCCGCGCTTGTCCTCATGAGCCGCTCCAACACCCAGCCCACAG CCGCCCCCGGCCAGAAGGTGGTAGAGAACAGCAGTGGGACCCCCAGCTTCTCCAT CAGGCGATCCTTCACCATCGATGACTTTGAGATTGGGCGTCCTCTGGGCAAAGGCAAGTTTGGCAACGTGTACCTGGCTCGGGAGAAGAAAAGCCATTTCATCGTGGCGCTCAAGGTCCTGTTCAAGTCTCAGATAGAAAAGGAGGGTGTGGAGCACCAGCTTCGCAGGGAGATCGAAATCCAGGCCCATCTGCA gcATCCCAACATCTTGCGTCTCTACAACTATTTCTACGACCGCCGAAGGATCTACTTGATTCTGGAGTACGCCCCCCGGGGCGAGCTCTACAAGGAGCTGCAGAAGAGCCGCACCTTTGACGAGCAGCGAACAGCCACG atcaTGGAGGAGCTGGCAGACGCTCTGATGTACTGCCACGGGAAGAAGGTGATTCACAGAGACATAAAGCCAGAGAATCTGCTCTTGGGGCTCCAGGGAGAGCTGAAGATCGCCGACTTTGGCTGGTCTGTGCATGCCCCCTCCCTGAG GAGGAAGACGATGTGCGGCACCTTGGACTACCTGCCTCCAGAAATGATTGAAGGGCGCACGCACAACGAGAAGGTGGATCTGTGGTGCATCGGGGTCCTTTGCTATGAGCTGCTGGTGGGAAACCCGCCCTTCGAGAGCGCTTCACACAATGAGACCTATCGGCGCATCGTCAAG GTAGACCTCAAGTTCCCCCCATCCGTGCCCACGGGAGCCCAGGACCTCATCTCCAAGCTGCTCAAGCATAACCCCTCCGAACGGCTGCCCTTGGCCCAGGTCTCGGCCCACCCTTGGGTCCGGGCCCACTCTCGGAGGGTGCTGCCTCCCTCCGCCCTTCAGTCTGTCCCGTGA
- the AURKB gene encoding aurora kinase B isoform X4 encodes MAQKENAYPWPYGRQTTQPGLNTLPQRVLRKEPATPSALVLMSRSNTQPTAAPGQKVVENSSGTPSFSMRSFTIDDFEIGRPLGKGKFGNVYLAREKKSHFIVALKVLFKSQIEKEGVEHQLRREIEIQAHLQHPNILRLYNYFYDRRRIYLILEYAPRGELYKELQKSRTFDEQRTATIMEELADALMYCHGKKVIHRDIKPENLLLGLQGELKIADFGWSVHAPSLRRKTMCGTLDYLPPEMIEGRTHNEKVDLWCIGVLCYELLVGNPPFESASHNETYRRIVKVDLKFPPSVPTGAQDLISKLLKHNPSERLPLAQVSAHPWVRAHSRRVLPPSALQSVP; translated from the exons ATGGCCCAGAAGGAGAACGCCTACCCCTGGCCCTACGGCCGGCAGACG ACTCAGCCTGGCCTGAACACCCTGCCCCAGAGGGTCCTCCGGAAGGAGCCTGCCACCCCATCCGCGCTTGTCCTCATGAGCCGCTCCAACACCCAGCCCACAG CCGCCCCCGGCCAGAAGGTGGTAGAGAACAGCAGTGGGACCCCCAGCTTCTCCAT GCGATCCTTCACCATCGATGACTTTGAGATTGGGCGTCCTCTGGGCAAAGGCAAGTTTGGCAACGTGTACCTGGCTCGGGAGAAGAAAAGCCATTTCATCGTGGCGCTCAAGGTCCTGTTCAAGTCTCAGATAGAAAAGGAGGGTGTGGAGCACCAGCTTCGCAGGGAGATCGAAATCCAGGCCCATCTGCA gcATCCCAACATCTTGCGTCTCTACAACTATTTCTACGACCGCCGAAGGATCTACTTGATTCTGGAGTACGCCCCCCGGGGCGAGCTCTACAAGGAGCTGCAGAAGAGCCGCACCTTTGACGAGCAGCGAACAGCCACG atcaTGGAGGAGCTGGCAGACGCTCTGATGTACTGCCACGGGAAGAAGGTGATTCACAGAGACATAAAGCCAGAGAATCTGCTCTTGGGGCTCCAGGGAGAGCTGAAGATCGCCGACTTTGGCTGGTCTGTGCATGCCCCCTCCCTGAG GAGGAAGACGATGTGCGGCACCTTGGACTACCTGCCTCCAGAAATGATTGAAGGGCGCACGCACAACGAGAAGGTGGATCTGTGGTGCATCGGGGTCCTTTGCTATGAGCTGCTGGTGGGAAACCCGCCCTTCGAGAGCGCTTCACACAATGAGACCTATCGGCGCATCGTCAAG GTAGACCTCAAGTTCCCCCCATCCGTGCCCACGGGAGCCCAGGACCTCATCTCCAAGCTGCTCAAGCATAACCCCTCCGAACGGCTGCCCTTGGCCCAGGTCTCGGCCCACCCTTGGGTCCGGGCCCACTCTCGGAGGGTGCTGCCTCCCTCCGCCCTTCAGTCTGTCCCGTGA
- the AURKB gene encoding aurora kinase B isoform X5, whose product MSRSNTQPTAAPGQKVVENSSGTPSFSIRRSFTIDDFEIGRPLGKGKFGNVYLAREKKSHFIVALKVLFKSQIEKEGVEHQLRREIEIQAHLQHPNILRLYNYFYDRRRIYLILEYAPRGELYKELQKSRTFDEQRTATIMEELADALMYCHGKKVIHRDIKPENLLLGLQGELKIADFGWSVHAPSLRRKTMCGTLDYLPPEMIEGRTHNEKVDLWCIGVLCYELLVGNPPFESASHNETYRRIVKVDLKFPPSVPTGAQDLISKLLKHNPSERLPLAQVSAHPWVRAHSRRVLPPSALQSVP is encoded by the exons ATGAGCCGCTCCAACACCCAGCCCACAG CCGCCCCCGGCCAGAAGGTGGTAGAGAACAGCAGTGGGACCCCCAGCTTCTCCAT CAGGCGATCCTTCACCATCGATGACTTTGAGATTGGGCGTCCTCTGGGCAAAGGCAAGTTTGGCAACGTGTACCTGGCTCGGGAGAAGAAAAGCCATTTCATCGTGGCGCTCAAGGTCCTGTTCAAGTCTCAGATAGAAAAGGAGGGTGTGGAGCACCAGCTTCGCAGGGAGATCGAAATCCAGGCCCATCTGCA gcATCCCAACATCTTGCGTCTCTACAACTATTTCTACGACCGCCGAAGGATCTACTTGATTCTGGAGTACGCCCCCCGGGGCGAGCTCTACAAGGAGCTGCAGAAGAGCCGCACCTTTGACGAGCAGCGAACAGCCACG atcaTGGAGGAGCTGGCAGACGCTCTGATGTACTGCCACGGGAAGAAGGTGATTCACAGAGACATAAAGCCAGAGAATCTGCTCTTGGGGCTCCAGGGAGAGCTGAAGATCGCCGACTTTGGCTGGTCTGTGCATGCCCCCTCCCTGAG GAGGAAGACGATGTGCGGCACCTTGGACTACCTGCCTCCAGAAATGATTGAAGGGCGCACGCACAACGAGAAGGTGGATCTGTGGTGCATCGGGGTCCTTTGCTATGAGCTGCTGGTGGGAAACCCGCCCTTCGAGAGCGCTTCACACAATGAGACCTATCGGCGCATCGTCAAG GTAGACCTCAAGTTCCCCCCATCCGTGCCCACGGGAGCCCAGGACCTCATCTCCAAGCTGCTCAAGCATAACCCCTCCGAACGGCTGCCCTTGGCCCAGGTCTCGGCCCACCCTTGGGTCCGGGCCCACTCTCGGAGGGTGCTGCCTCCCTCCGCCCTTCAGTCTGTCCCGTGA